The genomic DNA TTACAAATGAAGAAAGaaactttattaaatattttgtggGGGGAAAATGACTCGGCTGTTTTAAATTGTTGGCTTCTGTTACGTAAAACTGCACTTTAAAAGAATGAGGTATGCAGGGAatataaagaaaacacaaatgtcAGTACCAAGAAATGGACAGCGAACCTTGTCCGTCTTACACAGCAATCCCACTACtataaatacacaattatattcCAGCTGCACAGATCTACTCCGCCTGTTCTCTATACACAAATGGAGCATTTTGGAACTGAAAATTGCAAACTGTgtccaaaaaaaataaacttcttTCCAATTCCTTATTATAGGAAAGGAAAGGGTAAGAGTTATCCTTAAATCAGATCAACTGCAGATGATTTGATTCATTCCCTACAAACGTCAAAGTCCAGCATCATGGTCTTCAATTACCACAATTAGGGTTCTAATCCAACTGCCAATTTTTCTCCAAAAGAGTAATACAATGAAATTCACCAAGCACTCCATCAGTCTTCTAAACACTACAAAATGTCTCAATAGCTCAGCTACTTTGTAAGCTGTCCTATACATTCAAAAAAGCATCTTTAGCACAGAGAGATTCAATACCCATGTAAATTATGCATCAATGTTTGAAGGAAACAATGGAATGTATTCACTGAAATGATCTATAATCCCTTGGTATGCCACAacagtttataaaaaaaaaaaaactgaaaacagtacATATAACACTGAAAACATAACATTATACAGactaaactgtttttttttgcaagTGGCACAAACCAAAGAAACACGTAAAATGTGACATATTAGGCTACTGGTTGCTACATAGCATCTATCACTAAAAAAAATGTCCCTGttatttctaaattaatttgtgttttgacaCTATTGTTAAGGGTTttgtctgttgtttttgtttatcttAATTTTAAAAGCCAGTTCGACTATCTAATCAAGCAGCATAACAAAATGAAAGTATtctatttaattgaatttaaagAAAGGATagaccacaataacaaagaGCAAAAAGAGAAATATCAATGACAAGAGCTGAAGATTAAAGAAGATcataaaaaaaagctaaattgtAGCTGGGAATCATAcgtttaattacttaattatggCTGTTGGAGTATAATACGTCTCTATTCCACATTCCTCTTCTTCGTTTATGCAATCCTTAAGAATTAACATATGGCTTTCTGTCCTCaataaaatgtgcttttaacagttttattaATAAAGGGAGGGAAAGCGTTGGCTCTCCTAAATGTGTCGTTAATTTACTACGACTGAAACAGTGCCTACATGTTACTACACAGCCTATTCAATGATGCGCCCGACTGTGCATGCCACAGGAGATGTTGATTTACCTGTGTTGCTCTACAGCTTCGTTGTCCGGCAACTCGGCCCCGCAGACATTGCACCGCTCGTGCTGGCCTCTGTTCTCAGTCTTGATGCCAGCGGCGAGCTCCCCAAGCTTGTTGAAGAATTCCCTCTGAATGAAGGTCTGGGGTAGGAGGCCCCCATATGCACTGAAGTCCATGGACATGGCGAGGGCAGGCTGCATGTGCAGGGCGGACGCTACCGAGGCCGGCATAGACAACAGCGTCTCGTTTTTGTGGTTGGGAGGCACAGAGTACAAAGAAGCAAGGTGTTTCTCTGTCAGGGATGCCATGCTCTCCATCCCCACCTGGCTCCCAACACCATGCTGGTCATTGACACTCTCTTCTCTGACATAATGCAGTTCACGGGCGCTCGTGATGACACTGCTGCGGGTCGGCGTCCCCGGGCCATCCTTGTTCTTGTCCGACTCTCCACTCTTCTCCACGCTGCCGGAGGAACCAGACTCCCCCGTCCTGGGGCTCTCGTGCCCCATGGTTTCATCCACCTGCATCATCTCAGTCTTCACTTCTGTCTTCACATGGTGCGTGTCGCCTGGGGCCAGCAGCTGCTCATAGGCATTCTGCTGCATGGAGCTCTGCAGAAGGGACTGGCCGATGCTCATCAAACTGTCCACAGCAGCCTTGGTGGGACTCATGGTGGAAAGACCAAAAGACGTTGAAACAGAAGGACTCTGGTCAACCATATTGCCCATGGTCAAGCCCTGCATGCTGGCGGTGGTGTAACCACTCTCCTCTACGGAATGCTTCTTTGAGATCAACACGTTCTTGCCGTGACCAGCCttcctgtcctcctcctcctctgcacCACCTTCGGTCATGTTGACTTCGGCGTCATTCTCATCCGAGGACTGGATGGTCTCCAGGATCTTTAGGCATTGCTCTTCTAGGTATTCTATCTCTAAGATCTCCGCTGCGTACAGCAGATCATCCAAGTCTTCCACTTTCGCTTGGAGTGTGGCGGTGTAGGCATACTCCAAAATTTGCTGAAAGGTCTTTGGTGAGAGAAAGTCCAAAGTGTAATGCTGGCTGTTGCGGTGGAACAGAATCTCAAACATCTTGCTAGTGCAAGCCAATACTGTCCGATGGGCATGGAACTCCTGACTGTCCACCATGATGATCACGTCACACAGAGTCCCTGCCAAGCGCATCTGGTTGGCTTTCTGCAGGAGTGCCGTGGGATGGCTGGGGTTCTGGAGCTGTATCATACCCATTTTAGTCAAATCCATAGCGTCCCTGATGTCCACTGGACCAACTCATGAGGCTGTATTTTCCCTCCGTCGTCTGTCGAGTTATCTTTGTAAACAAGATAAGGTAAATCTGGAGAGAAAAAgagcaagtaaaaaaaaaaaaaaagtcagctaTTAAAATGCGTGAGATTGATAACtgttaagagagagagagaaaaaaaaaacatcattcgTCTTCATTAAAACTCAACTTAGACTGCCATTTGAAAAGCTTGCTTTTATCCTAGGAgtcttaatttgtattaattgcaACTTCGATTACCATTACTGAACTCAATCGGACTGCAAAATGAACAGTCCTTTTAGTTTTTGAATGATTGGATATGTTTATTATTTGATTCTGTTCAACAATTTAAAACCCCAATTTATGCACACAAAGATAACGTAAGACTAGAAGATGTGTTCCAGTCGAAAGTGCACTACTTTGGAGTCTCAAATTTAACCCTTTGCAAGACAGTTACATACAAAGTAACACCAATTATATGTGGTACTTCCAGATACATGAAAATACCGACGAAATATCACCTTGCACAGGAATGCATCGGTGTAGCGGGTTTTCATTAGAAGCAGGTTAGTAGCAGTCAAtatgcaaaaaacaagaaactcaGAAAAAGAAGAATGATGGCACAGTAAATGTGGCTGGCTTATCTAATTCCagtaaatcaaaattataatggTGTAAAAACCCAATGCAAtctgcaagaaaataaaattcTATTGGAAACAAATGTGTTGCATGTGATAAGGCAGAACACAAATGTCTCTCAGTGGTTCgcaaatgtttttttgctgAAGATATCATTACCCCACCAGAGCATaccaacattttaataaaataacacgTTTTGGGGGATATCTGTCTAGACGCTAGCGAGAAAGCCAGCGTCAAGTCAGAAAAACCTGCCTCAGTCTACTCATGCC from Amia ocellicauda isolate fAmiCal2 chromosome 1, fAmiCal2.hap1, whole genome shotgun sequence includes the following:
- the zbtb16a gene encoding zinc finger and BTB domain-containing protein 16-A, with translation MDLTKMGMIQLQNPSHPTALLQKANQMRLAGTLCDVIIMVDSQEFHAHRTVLACTSKMFEILFHRNSQHYTLDFLSPKTFQQILEYAYTATLQAKVEDLDDLLYAAEILEIEYLEEQCLKILETIQSSDENDAEVNMTEGGAEEEEDRKAGHGKNVLISKKHSVEESGYTTASMQGLTMGNMVDQSPSVSTSFGLSTMSPTKAAVDSLMSIGQSLLQSSMQQNAYEQLLAPGDTHHVKTEVKTEMMQVDETMGHESPRTGESGSSGSVEKSGESDKNKDGPGTPTRSSVITSARELHYVREESVNDQHGVGSQVGMESMASLTEKHLASLYSVPPNHKNETLLSMPASVASALHMQPALAMSMDFSAYGGLLPQTFIQREFFNKLGELAAGIKTENRGQHERCNVCGAELPDNEAVEQHRTLHSGMKIYGCELCGKRFLDSLRLRMHLLSHSAVAKAFVCDQCGAQFSKEDALEGHRQTHTGSDMAIFCLLCGKRFQTQTALQQHMEVHAGVRSYICSECNRTFPSHTALKRHLRSHTGDHPFECEFCGSCFRDESTLKGHKRIHTGEKPYECNGCGKKFSLKHQLETHYRVHTGEKPFECKLCHQRSRDYSAMIKHLRTHNGASPYQCTICLEYCPSLSAMQKHMKGHKPEDIPPDWRIEKTYLYLCYV